One Halomarina pelagica genomic region harbors:
- a CDS encoding Cdc6/Cdc18 family protein, with translation MTDADDLFIREDPIFVNKELLEINHLPDEGRIVGRDEEIGQLANAVNPAIFGQSPSNVLIYGKTGTGKSLCAKYVSGRLIQTAEEEGITTAYAYVDCAQDSTETQAVQTIASALNDPDLTDINIPDKGISTATYYKRLWKILDMRYDVVLVILDEIDKLDSDDILMQLSRAGEAGKLTECKVGVIGISNKIKYKDRMDERVKSSLCEREFVFPPYDAQQLGDIMQARSDAFREGVLDDSVIPRAAALAAREHGDARKAIDILRYAGEIAQSIGANTVREEFVVQARQRAETDRFRELIRGSTPHSRYVLQALTVLSLNEQEDEAFRTTRIYELYQQVCRQEGSESLSLRRVRDLLKEHAFLDVIEQSRYSGGSAEGSYTEHRLLEDPEVVRSVLADTID, from the coding sequence ATGACCGACGCGGACGACCTCTTCATTCGCGAGGATCCTATCTTCGTGAACAAGGAACTTCTCGAGATCAACCACCTGCCCGACGAGGGTCGCATCGTCGGTCGGGACGAGGAAATCGGCCAGCTCGCGAACGCGGTGAACCCCGCCATCTTCGGCCAGAGTCCGAGTAACGTGCTCATCTACGGCAAGACGGGGACCGGCAAGTCCCTCTGCGCGAAGTACGTCTCCGGTCGCCTCATCCAGACCGCCGAGGAGGAGGGGATCACGACGGCGTACGCCTACGTCGACTGCGCGCAGGACTCGACGGAGACCCAGGCGGTCCAGACCATCGCGAGCGCGCTGAACGATCCCGATTTGACAGACATCAACATCCCGGACAAGGGGATCAGTACGGCGACCTACTACAAGCGCCTCTGGAAGATCCTCGACATGCGCTACGACGTCGTGCTCGTCATCCTCGACGAGATCGACAAGCTCGACAGCGACGACATCCTGATGCAACTCTCGCGTGCGGGCGAGGCGGGGAAACTCACCGAGTGCAAGGTAGGCGTCATCGGCATCAGTAACAAGATCAAGTACAAGGACCGGATGGACGAGCGCGTCAAGTCGAGCCTCTGCGAACGCGAGTTCGTCTTCCCCCCGTACGACGCCCAGCAGCTGGGCGACATCATGCAGGCGCGCAGCGACGCCTTCCGCGAGGGCGTGCTCGACGACTCCGTCATACCGCGGGCGGCCGCCCTCGCCGCCCGGGAACACGGGGACGCCCGCAAGGCGATCGACATCCTGCGTTACGCCGGCGAGATCGCCCAGTCTATCGGCGCGAACACCGTCCGGGAGGAGTTCGTCGTCCAGGCCCGCCAGCGCGCGGAGACCGATCGGTTTCGCGAACTGATACGCGGATCGACGCCGCACTCGCGGTACGTCCTCCAGGCGCTCACGGTGCTCTCGCTGAACGAGCAGGAGGACGAAGCCTTTCGCACGACCCGCATCTACGAACTCTACCAGCAGGTGTGTCGGCAGGAGGGTTCCGAGTCCCTCTCGCTCCGCCGCGTGCGCGACCTCCTGAAAGAACACGCGTTCCTGGACGTTATCGAACAGTCGCGGTACAGCGGCGGGAGCGCCGAGGGGAGCTACACCGAGCACCGCCTGCTCGAGGACCCGGAGGTCGTGCGGAGCGTCCTCGCCGACACGATCGACTGA
- a CDS encoding DUF7344 domain-containing protein, with protein sequence MDATAVTTGDDMAVVENSAESEVGPLPKDDLFHLLQNQRRRRVLRYLRNEEEKVDMRDIAEHIAALENDVEVSALSSAQRKRVYVGLYQCHLPKLDEVGVIKYDQSRGFVERTGLTEQLFPYLEVDGGEEAAGEDITALVLRYHGVATVLGVVLTLAAWASVIPVAGLWLATFVTALFATATLAVVYR encoded by the coding sequence ATGGATGCAACGGCAGTCACGACTGGTGACGATATGGCGGTGGTCGAGAACAGCGCGGAGAGCGAAGTCGGTCCCCTACCGAAGGACGACCTCTTCCATCTCCTGCAGAACCAGCGGCGTCGGCGGGTCCTCCGCTACCTCCGAAACGAGGAGGAGAAGGTCGACATGCGGGACATCGCGGAACACATCGCGGCGCTCGAGAACGACGTCGAGGTGTCTGCGCTCTCCTCGGCGCAGCGCAAGCGCGTCTACGTCGGGCTCTATCAGTGCCACCTCCCGAAACTCGACGAGGTCGGCGTCATCAAGTACGATCAGAGTCGGGGGTTCGTCGAACGTACCGGACTCACCGAACAGCTCTTTCCCTATCTCGAAGTCGACGGAGGAGAGGAGGCCGCCGGCGAGGACATCACCGCGCTCGTCCTCCGCTACCACGGGGTCGCGACGGTCCTCGGCGTGGTGCTGACGCTCGCGGCGTGGGCGAGCGTCATCCCGGTCGCCGGTCTCTGGCTGGCGACGTTCGTGACGGCGCTCTTCGCTACGGCGACGCTCGCGGTCGTCTACCGCTAG
- a CDS encoding DUF7563 family protein — protein MDWVNSAHSADSQRRCSACGAFVTQQFVRVFGDNHDEVHGCLSCLTARDLRDGKHIQDPRSAP, from the coding sequence ATGGACTGGGTCAATAGTGCACATTCGGCCGACTCACAGCGCCGGTGTAGTGCGTGCGGAGCGTTCGTCACACAGCAGTTCGTTCGGGTCTTCGGCGACAACCACGACGAAGTCCACGGCTGCTTGAGCTGCCTCACCGCGAGGGACCTCCGCGACGGCAAGCACATTCAGGACCCACGATCGGCACCGTAG
- a CDS encoding HalOD1 output domain-containing protein yields MVTSDGGTHETSLSTVIVEAIASELRTDPVRLDPPLHDVVDPDALDALFSGPISASGFVAFEYEGYWIEAYSDGRVTVSPTSESAEATTAVSSEN; encoded by the coding sequence ATGGTTACGAGTGACGGGGGAACGCACGAGACCTCACTCAGCACCGTGATCGTCGAGGCGATCGCCTCGGAGTTGCGGACCGACCCGGTCCGGCTCGACCCGCCGTTACACGACGTCGTCGACCCGGACGCGCTCGACGCACTCTTCTCCGGGCCGATCTCCGCGTCGGGATTCGTCGCCTTCGAGTACGAGGGCTACTGGATCGAAGCCTACAGCGACGGCCGCGTCACGGTCTCTCCGACCAGCGAGTCGGCGGAGGCGACGACGGCGGTCTCGTCCGAAAACTGA
- a CDS encoding DUF7511 domain-containing protein, whose translation MSKNVDTPRTYEPEQTQGSLFAWPQFDIEYTVEPYEDTPDLYTFYPCGATDEEIITSWVSATENAVVDVTSIR comes from the coding sequence ATGAGCAAGAACGTCGATACGCCGCGGACGTACGAACCCGAGCAGACCCAAGGCTCGCTGTTCGCGTGGCCGCAGTTCGATATCGAGTACACCGTCGAACCGTACGAGGACACCCCCGACCTCTACACGTTTTACCCGTGCGGAGCGACGGACGAGGAGATCATCACGAGCTGGGTGTCCGCGACCGAGAACGCCGTCGTGGACGTGACGTCCATCCGATAG
- a CDS encoding DUF7344 domain-containing protein, translating to MSKESSELALDDAFNILSNSRRRYILYYLYMQDEPATIEELASQIAAWENDIPVDELDDTARRRVYVSLYQTHLPKLDDFGIAVYDRDEGTVELTEKAEEIVRYLPVEERETPQFSWYYVALSAAAIVALLATAFSLPPFDAVSGTIIALVFAVALVALVVYQYAVTRQAEEGDLMKLEDLE from the coding sequence ATGTCTAAGGAATCGTCAGAGTTGGCGCTCGACGACGCGTTCAACATCCTCAGTAACTCACGTCGCCGGTACATCCTCTACTACCTGTACATGCAGGACGAACCGGCGACCATCGAGGAGTTGGCGAGCCAGATCGCCGCCTGGGAGAACGACATTCCCGTCGACGAACTCGACGATACCGCCCGTCGCCGCGTCTACGTCTCGCTCTATCAGACGCACCTCCCGAAACTCGACGACTTCGGCATCGCCGTCTACGATCGCGACGAGGGGACCGTCGAGCTGACGGAGAAGGCCGAGGAGATCGTCCGCTACCTCCCCGTCGAGGAGCGCGAGACGCCGCAGTTCAGCTGGTATTACGTCGCGTTGAGCGCCGCGGCGATCGTCGCGCTCCTCGCCACCGCCTTCAGCCTCCCCCCGTTCGACGCCGTCTCGGGCACGATCATCGCCCTCGTCTTCGCCGTCGCGCTCGTCGCGCTCGTCGTCTACCAGTACGCGGTCACCCGCCAGGCCGAGGAGGGTGACCTCATGAAACTCGAAGACCTCGAGTGA
- a CDS encoding PadR family transcriptional regulator, translating into MFDLTGFQRDLLYVIAGLDRASGQSVKEELEAHTGREITHGRLYPNLDVLVNRGLVEKGQIDRRTNYYVVADEGIEALRQRREWEDQYVPF; encoded by the coding sequence ATATTCGACCTGACGGGGTTCCAACGCGATCTCCTGTACGTCATCGCAGGACTGGATCGCGCGTCGGGGCAATCGGTGAAAGAGGAGCTTGAAGCACATACCGGTCGAGAAATCACGCATGGCCGGCTCTATCCGAACCTCGACGTCCTCGTGAATCGCGGTCTCGTCGAGAAGGGACAGATCGACCGCCGAACGAACTACTACGTCGTCGCCGACGAGGGAATCGAGGCGCTCCGGCAGCGTCGGGAGTGGGAAGACCAGTACGTCCCGTTCTGA